The Chryseobacterium suipulveris genome window below encodes:
- a CDS encoding site-specific integrase translates to MENKLALSRESFDAIDIKNLLTGANTTERYLIPIFEEHNSKIEKLLGKEYAPATLKNFKTCLAHLKEFLWKFHKKSDIDIQKLEPSFLNDFDFFLRTKPNINNNSAVKYTKNLSKILKLCYQNNWIEKDLVIFYKGKFHEVNVNFLTEEEIKTIKNKDFIGSGLNIVRDIFIFSCYTGLAYIDIFNLTKEQITIGVDGNLWIITNRQKTGINSNIPLLPIAEEIIKKYENHPLVSNSGKLLPVYSNQKVNEYLKTIADNCNINKKLTFHCARHTFATTVTLSNNVSMESVSKMLGHKSIKTTQHYAKILDKKVSEDMNNLKKILNQKEGIL, encoded by the coding sequence TTGGAAAACAAATTAGCGCTATCAAGGGAAAGTTTTGATGCAATAGATATTAAAAACCTATTAACAGGTGCAAATACTACTGAAAGATACCTCATTCCAATTTTTGAAGAACACAACTCCAAAATAGAAAAACTTTTAGGTAAGGAATACGCACCAGCTACACTTAAGAATTTTAAAACTTGTTTGGCTCATTTGAAAGAATTTTTGTGGAAGTTTCATAAAAAATCCGACATTGATATTCAGAAACTGGAACCATCATTTCTAAACGATTTTGATTTTTTCTTGCGAACCAAACCCAATATCAATAATAATTCAGCAGTAAAATACACCAAAAATTTAAGTAAAATATTAAAATTGTGTTATCAGAATAATTGGATTGAAAAAGATTTGGTAATTTTTTACAAAGGTAAATTCCATGAAGTAAATGTTAATTTTCTTACGGAGGAAGAAATAAAAACAATTAAAAATAAAGATTTTATTGGTAGTGGGTTAAATATAGTTAGAGATATTTTTATTTTCAGTTGTTACACAGGATTAGCTTACATAGATATTTTTAACCTTACAAAAGAACAAATTACTATAGGTGTTGATGGAAACCTTTGGATAATAACAAATCGTCAAAAAACAGGAATAAATTCAAATATTCCCTTGTTACCAATAGCAGAAGAAATTATTAAAAAGTATGAAAATCATCCATTAGTTTCCAATTCTGGAAAATTGCTTCCAGTCTATTCAAACCAAAAAGTAAATGAATATTTAAAAACAATAGCTGATAATTGTAATATCAATAAAAAACTTACTTTTCATTGTGCAAGACACACATTTGCTACTACTGTTACTTTATCTAATAATGTCTCAATGGAGAGCGTAAGTAAAATGCTTGGTCATAAAAGCATTAAAACTACTCAACATTATGCTAAAATATTGGATAAAAAAGTAAGTGAAGATATGAATAATTTAAAAAAAATACTTAATCAGAAAGAAGGAATTTTATGA